A region from the Sandaracinus amylolyticus genome encodes:
- a CDS encoding 4Fe-4S binding protein: MPRRARNPEKTKRAAAHPKRPGEKCEADPGAFVPRVSRSRCEGKGDCEEVCPYDVFEVRRIDDADFAALGLLAKIKSVAHGRQTAYTPGADRCRACGLCVVACPERAIELVRAG, from the coding sequence ATGCCTCGCCGCGCCCGCAACCCCGAGAAGACCAAGCGCGCCGCCGCGCACCCGAAGCGCCCCGGCGAGAAGTGCGAAGCCGATCCCGGCGCGTTCGTCCCGCGCGTGAGCCGCTCGCGGTGCGAAGGGAAGGGCGACTGCGAAGAGGTGTGCCCCTACGACGTGTTCGAGGTGCGGCGCATCGACGACGCGGACTTCGCCGCGCTCGGTCTGCTCGCGAAGATCAAGAGCGTCGCGCACGGGCGCCAGACCGCGTACACGCCGGGCGCGGATCGCTGCCGCGCGTGCGGCCTCTGCGTCGTCGCGTGCCCGGAGCGCGCGATCGAGCTCGTGCGCGCGGGCTGA
- a CDS encoding DUF1360 domain-containing protein — translation MDNETICRDLRRHHVIGRGHDHEPLVDYAVLATTFLTVTSTAVVSALRRDALPRELPLRDALLLGLATTRLTRLFTREKVMRVVRAPFTEVEEGASPDEVKERPRGDGAIRALGELLTCPRCFGMWSSAALSIAYVFAPGPTRFAAGLLTAALVNDYVNLRFAQARAHQA, via the coding sequence ATGGACAACGAGACCATCTGCCGCGACCTGCGGCGCCACCACGTCATCGGGCGCGGCCACGATCACGAGCCGCTCGTCGACTATGCCGTGCTCGCGACGACGTTCCTGACGGTCACGTCCACCGCCGTCGTCTCGGCGCTGCGCCGCGACGCGCTCCCGCGCGAGCTCCCGCTGCGCGACGCGCTCCTGCTCGGCCTCGCGACCACCCGCCTCACGCGCCTCTTCACGCGCGAGAAGGTGATGCGCGTCGTGCGCGCGCCGTTCACCGAGGTCGAGGAGGGCGCGAGCCCCGACGAGGTGAAGGAGCGCCCGCGCGGCGACGGCGCGATCCGCGCGCTCGGCGAGCTGCTCACGTGCCCGCGCTGCTTCGGCATGTGGTCGAGCGCCGCGCTGTCGATCGCCTACGTCTTCGCGCCCGGGCCCACGCGCTTCGCGGCGGGCCTGCTCACGGCGGCGCTGGTCAACGACTACGTCAACCTGCGCTTCGCGCAGGCCCGCGCGCATCAGGCGTAG
- a CDS encoding protein kinase domain-containing protein → MNEIVGAPQDERERLAALIALDVLDTPPEPTFDDLARLAAQLCGTPMALVTLVDARRQWFKARVGVTLRETPREIAFCAHAVAADSAMLVVRDATCDERFCDNPLVRGEPFIRFYAGVPLELASGARVGTLCVLDRVPRELGASQLDALSILARRAASELELRKALGAREHAESGEQELAGQRLGGRYRIDEVLGQGAMGIVVAAHDLEAREDVAIKFLMPTLGADREARDRFVGEARALMRIESEHVSKVRDVGNLASGAPYIVMERLIGRDVATLLRESREPLGVRQAASIVLQACEGIDAAHALGILHRDIKPANLFCAEQPDGSSHVKVLDFGIARVERAASATAATTTGALVGTPSYMAPEQLEDASRVDARSEVWSLGVVLYELLTGAKPYGGRTATQVYAAILVGSLKPPRARRPEIPDALERVILRALEKSPDARFSSVRELARELATFAEDAPPAKTTQSLPVMRDRRAQWITIAVLIAIVVLAAIVALRG, encoded by the coding sequence GTGAACGAGATCGTCGGAGCCCCGCAGGACGAGCGCGAGCGCCTCGCAGCGCTGATCGCGCTCGATGTGCTCGACACGCCGCCCGAGCCGACGTTCGACGACCTCGCGCGCCTCGCGGCGCAGCTGTGTGGAACGCCGATGGCGCTGGTCACCCTGGTCGACGCGCGGCGACAGTGGTTCAAGGCGCGTGTCGGGGTGACGCTGAGAGAGACGCCGCGCGAGATCGCGTTCTGTGCGCACGCCGTCGCGGCGGACTCGGCGATGCTCGTGGTGCGCGACGCGACGTGCGACGAGCGCTTCTGTGACAACCCGCTCGTCCGCGGCGAGCCCTTCATCCGCTTCTACGCGGGCGTTCCGCTCGAGCTCGCGAGCGGAGCGCGCGTCGGGACGCTCTGCGTGCTCGATCGCGTGCCGCGCGAGCTCGGCGCGTCGCAGCTCGATGCGCTCTCGATCCTCGCGCGGCGCGCGGCGTCGGAGCTCGAGCTGCGCAAGGCGCTCGGCGCGCGCGAGCACGCGGAGTCGGGCGAGCAGGAGCTCGCGGGACAGCGGCTCGGCGGGCGATATCGCATCGACGAGGTGCTCGGCCAGGGCGCGATGGGCATCGTCGTCGCGGCCCACGATCTCGAAGCGCGCGAGGACGTCGCGATCAAGTTCCTGATGCCGACGCTCGGCGCCGATCGCGAGGCGCGCGATCGCTTCGTGGGCGAGGCGCGCGCGCTGATGCGCATCGAGAGCGAGCACGTGTCGAAGGTGCGCGACGTCGGCAACCTGGCGAGCGGCGCGCCGTACATCGTGATGGAGCGGCTGATCGGGCGGGACGTCGCGACACTCCTACGCGAGTCGAGAGAGCCCTTGGGCGTGCGCCAGGCGGCGAGCATCGTGCTGCAGGCGTGCGAGGGGATCGACGCCGCGCACGCGCTCGGCATCCTCCATCGCGACATCAAGCCCGCGAACTTGTTCTGCGCGGAGCAGCCCGACGGATCGTCGCACGTGAAGGTGCTCGACTTCGGGATCGCGCGCGTGGAGCGCGCGGCGAGCGCCACCGCGGCGACGACGACCGGCGCGCTCGTCGGCACGCCGAGCTACATGGCGCCCGAGCAGCTCGAGGACGCGTCGCGCGTGGACGCGCGTAGCGAGGTGTGGTCGCTCGGGGTCGTGCTCTACGAGCTGCTCACCGGCGCGAAGCCGTACGGCGGGCGCACGGCGACCCAGGTCTACGCGGCGATCCTGGTGGGCTCGCTGAAGCCGCCACGGGCGCGACGCCCCGAGATCCCCGACGCGCTCGAGCGCGTGATCCTGCGCGCTCTCGAGAAGAGCCCGGACGCGCGCTTTTCGTCGGTGCGAGAGCTCGCGCGCGAGCTGGCGACGTTCGCCGAGGACGCACCGCCCGCCAAGACGACGCAGTCGCTGCCGGTGATGCGCGATCGACGCGCGCAGTGGATCACGATCGCGGTGCTGATCGCGATCGTGGTGCTCGCGGCGATCGTCGCGCTGCGCGGATGA
- a CDS encoding glutathione S-transferase — translation MITVHHLDDSRSQRVLWMLEELGVPYEIQRHQRDPKTMLAPAELRRVHPLGKAPVITDEGVTIAESGAILEYLVDRYGEGRLRPARGTPDAMRFTYWMHFAEGSAMPPLLVKLILDRIREAPMPFLAKPIARRIADQVEQAYVEPNVRRMLDFMESELALRTWFAGDEMSAADVQMSFPVEAAAQRFSLERHPKLRAFLDRIHTRPAYRRAIERGGPYRYA, via the coding sequence GTGATCACCGTTCATCATCTCGACGACTCGCGATCGCAGCGCGTGCTCTGGATGCTCGAGGAGCTCGGCGTGCCCTACGAGATCCAGCGCCACCAGCGGGACCCGAAGACGATGCTCGCGCCGGCCGAGCTGCGGCGGGTGCACCCACTCGGAAAGGCGCCGGTGATCACCGACGAGGGCGTGACGATCGCGGAGAGCGGCGCGATCCTCGAGTACCTCGTCGATCGCTACGGCGAGGGCCGGCTGCGCCCCGCGCGCGGCACGCCGGACGCGATGCGCTTCACGTACTGGATGCACTTCGCCGAGGGCTCGGCGATGCCGCCGCTGCTCGTGAAGCTGATCCTCGATCGCATCCGCGAGGCGCCGATGCCGTTCCTCGCGAAGCCGATCGCGCGGCGGATCGCGGATCAGGTCGAGCAGGCGTACGTCGAGCCGAACGTGCGGCGGATGCTCGACTTCATGGAGAGCGAGCTCGCGCTGCGCACCTGGTTCGCGGGTGACGAGATGAGCGCGGCGGACGTGCAGATGAGCTTCCCGGTCGAGGCCGCGGCGCAGCGGTTCTCGCTCGAGCGGCACCCGAAGCTGCGCGCCTTCCTCGACCGCATCCACACCCGGCCCGCGTACCGGCGCGCGATCGAGCGCGGCGGGCCCTATCGCTACGCCTGA
- a CDS encoding cytochrome P450, with product MGSIPRDPAIDGSLALLREGYLFLPRRFERLDTDVLELRLMGLRFIALRGRDAAALFYDPTRFVRRGAVPMAVQRTLLGERGVQTLDGDMHAKRKKMFMSLMSRERIDALMGEMWKQWYAALDRWQQREEIVLLEEAQDVMCRAACAWAGVPLEEREVRLRAEDFGAMVHSFATIGPRHFAGRIARARTERWMGGVIQRIRRGELRPSPTQASYVVASHVDANDRPLDEHEASVELMNVLRPIVAIGTYVAFIGHALHAHPDHRAMLRAPVDETTRAERVEAFVQEVRRFYPFTPFLGARVRESFEWRGYLFPKGRRVLLDVFGTDHDRRLFDDPDAFRPDRFLGWAGGPYDFIPQGGGRYEGGHRCAGEWLTIEAMKVALTFLTRAVELRFAPQDAHIDLSRIPTLPRSGMILTDVRAVASDAPRPPVTRPDGAAARI from the coding sequence ATGGGCTCCATTCCGCGCGATCCCGCGATCGACGGCTCCCTCGCGCTCCTCCGCGAGGGCTATCTCTTCCTGCCGCGTCGCTTCGAGCGTCTCGACACCGACGTGCTCGAGCTGCGCCTCATGGGCCTGCGCTTCATCGCGCTGCGTGGGCGCGACGCGGCCGCGCTCTTCTACGATCCGACGCGCTTCGTGCGGCGCGGCGCGGTGCCGATGGCGGTCCAGCGCACGCTCCTCGGCGAGCGCGGCGTGCAGACGCTCGACGGCGACATGCACGCGAAGCGGAAGAAGATGTTCATGTCGCTCATGTCGCGCGAGCGCATCGACGCGCTCATGGGCGAGATGTGGAAGCAGTGGTACGCCGCGCTCGATCGCTGGCAGCAGCGCGAGGAGATCGTGCTGCTCGAGGAAGCGCAGGACGTGATGTGCCGCGCCGCGTGCGCGTGGGCGGGGGTGCCGCTCGAGGAGCGCGAGGTGCGCCTGCGTGCCGAGGACTTCGGCGCGATGGTGCACTCGTTCGCGACGATCGGGCCGCGCCACTTCGCGGGCCGCATCGCGCGCGCGCGCACCGAGCGCTGGATGGGCGGCGTGATCCAGCGCATCCGCCGCGGCGAGCTGCGCCCGTCGCCGACCCAGGCCTCGTACGTCGTCGCGTCGCACGTCGACGCGAACGATCGACCGCTCGACGAGCACGAGGCCTCGGTCGAGCTGATGAACGTCCTGCGTCCGATCGTCGCGATCGGCACCTACGTCGCGTTCATCGGCCACGCGCTGCACGCGCACCCCGATCATCGCGCGATGCTGCGCGCGCCGGTCGACGAGACCACGCGCGCCGAGCGCGTCGAGGCGTTCGTCCAGGAGGTGCGCCGGTTCTATCCGTTCACGCCGTTCCTCGGGGCGCGCGTCCGCGAGAGCTTCGAGTGGCGCGGCTATCTGTTTCCGAAGGGCCGCCGGGTGCTGCTCGACGTGTTCGGCACCGATCACGATCGCCGGCTCTTCGACGATCCCGACGCGTTCCGACCCGATCGTTTCCTCGGATGGGCGGGGGGGCCCTACGACTTCATCCCGCAGGGCGGCGGTCGCTACGAGGGCGGCCATCGCTGCGCCGGCGAGTGGCTGACCATCGAGGCGATGAAGGTCGCGCTCACGTTCCTCACGCGCGCGGTCGAGCTCCGGTTCGCGCCGCAGGACGCGCACATCGACCTCTCGCGCATCCCGACGCTCCCGCGGAGCGGGATGATCCTGACCGACGTGCGCGCCGTCGCGAGCGACGCGCCGCGCCCGCCGGTGACGCGCCCCGACGGAGCCGCCGCGCGCATCTGA